GCGCCTCGGCAAGTTCGGTGATCTCGGCTCTTCGAATCTGGGCAAGCTGGAGAAGGGATTCCGCAACGCCGCGACGGCGGCCGGAAAGGTCGTCGATAAGATCGTCGAGATCATCCCTGGTCTTGCAGCGATCGGCGGCGCTGCGTCGCTCGCTGGTTTGTCGGCGCTGGCGGTGCGCTTCGGCACGTTCGGCTTCACGCTCAACAAGACGTCGAAGCTGCTCGGCATGAACGCGCAGGATCTCGCAGCATGGCACGTTGCCGCGCGTCGCGCCGGTGTATCGGCCGAAGAGTTGGATTCGAGCATGAGCGCGTCGCAGATGGCTATTCGCGGCGCGGCGAACGGTGCCGATCCGCATGCAATGCTTCTGCTTCAGAAGATGGGCGTGCAGATCGCGCGGAACAAGGACGGCACGGTCGACTATTACTCGACACAGATGCGCCTGATGAAGGCAATTCAGGGGCAGCGATCGGTGCAGGCGCAGCGCGAGGCCGCGAACTCGTTCGGCATGGGCGGTCTGTTGCCGATGATTCAAAACGGCACGTGGGACGCGGACAAGGCGCGTGCTATCCGGCAAGGTCTCGTTCCGACCGATGCCGAGATCGCAAAGGCAAAAGCCTTCAACGAGGACATTGCGGATCTGCGCGGGTCCGCCGAAGGTCTCGGCAACAGCATCGGATCGGCGTTGATTCCGGTGCTCGATCCGGTCATCAAGAAGATGTCGCAATGGCTGGACAAGAATCGCGCGGACATTGCCGACAAGGTCGCGACGGCTGTGCAGAACTTCGTCACCTGGCTTTCGAAGATCAATTGGGATGAGGTGGCATCGAAGGCAAAGGCGCTGTGGGACAACCTCGGTGGGATCAAGGGCGTCGCAGCTGCGATTGCGCTGATCAAGTTCGGCGGTCCGATTGCAGGCGTCCTGAACCTCATCGGGTCGCTTGTGAGGCTGTCGACGGTTGTCGTTCCGGCTGCTGTCACGGCACTTGGAACACTTGGTTTGGCCGGTGTCGCGGCATGGGGCGCGCTGAAGGTCGCGAAACTCGCCGGGTTGCCCGACGTAGACAACAAGCAGGGCGTCGAAGATGTTCGGAATGGCGACTGGCTCGCTGCATCGGCGCATCTTCCGGCAGGCGATTTCCTGCGTGCACTCGCTGCGCGTGCGGCCGGGAAATCGGATGCAGACATCGCGGCATCGCTCTCTGAGGGAGCAAACCCGGTGGCTGCGAACGGCGGCCGTGCTCCACTTGGCATCCGCAGCAACAACCCGCTGAACATTCTCGATCGGGACAAGAACGAGCTGGTGTTCGAGACGCCGGAGGCGGGCATCCGGGCGGCGGCGGAGAACCTTCGGCGCGGATACCGAGGCTTGTCGCTGGCTCAGATCGCCGACAAGTGGACCGGTGGTGCTCGCACGGGCAACACCCCGCAGCAGATGGCGAACTATGTCGGCTTGTTGTCGAAGGGAACAGGGCTCGGCGCCGACCAGGTGCCGGACCTGAACAATCAAGGCGTCGTTGCTTCGCTGCTAGCCGCGCAGATCCGTGCGGAGAACGGCCAGCAGCCATATACCTCCGACCAGATAGGCGCGGGCGTCGCGGCGGCGATCGCGGGCAATCAGGGCGGCGGGATCACGCCAGCGGCAACGCAAGATGCTGCGCATAACGCGCGCGTGTCGCAGATGCAGCAGGCCGCATTGCACATCACGTTCGACAACGTTCCCGCCGGTGTGCGCCCCGAAGCGAAGACTCAAGATGGCAGTTATCTGCCGACGAAGGTGAATTACCGTCTCGACGGTATCTAGGAGGCTTGATTGAGCGCGATCACGAATGCAGTCAACGTCGCTGGAAGCATTGGTGGCGTTGCTAAGGCGATCGGCGATCTGGCTTCTCTCGTCGACGGGAGCTTCTTCGATAAGCTGCAACCGGCAAGCTTCGGCGAGGTTCCATTCGCTGTCGAGTCCAATCGATTGTCCGCCGGCCGCAAAACGGTAGTCCACGACTACCCAAACCGGGATGAGGTATGGGTTGAGGATCTCGGGAAAAGATCCCGGGCGTTCGAGGTCATCGGGTATCTGATCGAAGGCGATATAAAGACTGGTGGGGGAAGTGTCATATCCCAGAGAGATGCTCTTCTCGAAGTTTGCGAGTGGGAGGGCGGCTGGACTCTCGTGCACCCGACGCTGGGAAGGATCAGGAACGTCATCTGTCTCGGCGTGGAGATCATTGAGCGCCGTGACCTCGGGACCGTTTTTGAAATTCGGCTGTCGCTGATCGTCGGCGGCAGTCGACTTTTCCCGACGGCCATCACCGCGACTGCAAGCGCAAGCGCTATTGCAGCGAACAAGACAGGGCTCCAGGCGCTCGCGGATTTCGTCAAATCGACTGCGGCGTCCATTGCTGCTGGCGCCGCCGTTGTGCAGCAAGCTGTATCGACGGTGGTGGGTTGGTATCAACTGGGCGTGACGGCGATCAATGATGTGAAGCGCATCATCGGCGCCGTATCGACGCTAGCGGGCAATTTCGGGCGGCTGTTTGGTGGCGGAAATAGTGGCATTTCCGGCAGCAATGCGCAGGCTCCGACGACTAAGACGGCATCCGATCTGCTCTCGGCGTCGTCGGCGGCACGGGCGAACGTTCTGACGGCCGGCGCTGCACTCCAAGCTGCTGCAGCCAATCCGTCTGATTCAGCGACGCTCGGCGCGGCGGCACAGACCTTCGTAGCAGCGATCGCGGCATCGGCAACGGCTCCGGCGGATGCGGTCCGACTCGTTAGCAATCTTGCGCAGTACTCGCCCGCACCAGTGGCACAGACGGGCCCGATCGGAAGCGCGATGGGCACGATGCAAACGGCGATGGCGGCGCTGCTTCGCCGTTGTGCGTTGGCGCAGCTCGCGGTGACGTTGACGACGTATCAACCGTTGTCGCAACATGATGCGGACTCGGTTCTGGCGTCGGCCGTCGGTTTGATTGACGCTGAATCTGACATTGCTGGCGATGCTGGTGACGACGATACGTATCAGGCGCTACGCGAGTTGCGCCAGTCGGTGGTCGCCGATATGACGGCGCGCGGTGCGGATGTGGCAGCGATTGCCACGTTTTCATTCAACGCAACGCTTCCATCGCTGGTGCTGGCAAACCGCATTTACCGCGATCCGACGCGCGAGCCTCAGCTCGTGCAGCAGATCAACCCACGGCACCCGGCATTCTGCCCGACAACGTTTCAGGCGCTTTCTAGCTGATGGCAGCAGACGACATCACCCTGCGAGTATCAACGTGCACGCGAAATCCGAATGCGGCGCTCGGACAGCCGACGTACACCACGTCGAACGGGCGAGACATCACCGGATGGACATCGGTGCGCGTGTCGCGCGGCATTGAGCGATGCCCGTCTGATTTCGAGGTCTCGTTCACCGAGCCATATTTCGAAGTCTCAAAGGTGATTGTTCAGCCGGGAGATCTTGTTCAGGTGCTACTCGGGAAGGACATCGTGCTAACCGGCTTCGTCGATCGGTATCTTCCGAGCTATAACGCCCGAGAGCACACGATCAGAATCACGGGCCGCAGTAAGTGTCAGGACCTCGTCGATTGCTCGGCGCGGTGGACAGGCGGTCAGCTGCTCAACCTCACAATCGACCAGATCGCGAAGCAGCTGTGCGCGGTATATGGAATCGATGTGAAGGTCGCTGACGGCACTGTGATCGGCGATCCGATCCCGCAACTGAACATCATGATCGGCGAGCCGATATACGGGGTGCTCGAGCGCCTTGCGCGGTACCGCGCGTTGCTGCTGTATGACCAGCCTGATGGGAGTTTGCTTCTGGCGAACGGCGGCGCAGGATCTAGCGGAATCGGAACGCGGAAGGCCGCGAGTGGTTTCAAGGAAGGCATCAATGTGGCATCGGCGGGCGCGATGTACAGCATGGATGGCCGGTTCTCCGATTATGACGCGGTGTATCAGGGTCTCGACACGCTTCAGGACATCGGCAACGGCGGCAATCTGATTGCACACGTCAGCGATCCGGGCGTCCCGCGGCTGCGCTATCGCGCGATCGTGTCGGAGAACGTCGCTGGTGGCTCGACGGTCGCGCAGCAGCGCGCGAACTGGGAGCTTGCGGCGCGGATGGGTCGCTCGATGCAAGTCCGTCTTTCGACGGATAGCTGGCGCGATTCGTCGGGCACGCTCTACGAGCCGAACACGCTCGTCGATATTGATCTGCCGGGTTTGAAACTGACGCCCAAGACGTGGTTGATAGCTGACGTCACGTACATGCGCAACGAGCAGGGCACGCGCGCGGATCTCGTGATCATGCCGCCGCAGGCGTTCTATCCGGAGCCGGTGACGCTGTACCCAATCGCGCCGGACATCACGACCGTGCGCGGGGTGAATTCATGAGCTCGGTTCTCGAAGATCTGAAGCTGAGGGTTTGGGCGATCATTGGGCGCGGCCGCGTGAAGTTCGTGGACGACTCCGGGCCCGTGCAGAAGATGCAGGTGCTGATGAATGGCATCGAGACGCCCGACAACCGTTATCGCGTTCCGGAGTTCGGCTTCACGTCGAATCCACCGATCGATTCGGATGTAATTGCTGCGCATGTGGCGGGTGATCGATCCGCTGGCGCGGTGCTCGGTACGAATCATCAGCCGTCACGGCCGAAGGGCTTGCAGCCTGGCGAAACGATGCTCTATAGCCAGGATGGCAAGTCGGTTTATTTGACGGCGAGCGGTGGGATTGTCGTTGAGGCGAAGGGGCAGCCGGTCACTGTGAACGACGCATCGAACGTGACGGTGAACTGCTCTGGCGTGTTCAAGATCGTTGCGCCGGGTGGGATTCAGTTCGTCGCGCCGACGGTGACGTCGACCGGGGATATGCAGGACAACGTCAACACGAACCCGCATTCGATGGCGCAGATGCGCACGATATACAACGGGCACAAGCACCCGGTGGAGAACGTGCAAGGCGGCTCGAGCACGATCGTGTCCGACGTGCCGAACTCGACCGAATAGCGCGAAAGCGCTCAACGATAGAACCCGCTACGGCGGGTTTTTTTACGCCCGAGCGCAATGGCAGACATCTCAATCACGTGGGACGCGTCGAACGGTCGCGGCGACTGGACGATGAATGGGCCGGTGCTCGCCACCGGCAACGACATCGAAACGGCGATCCTGATCAGCATCTTCTCGGACCGCATGGCCGAACCAGACGACGTCATACCCGATGGTACGAACGATCCGCGAGGCTGGTGGGCAGACGATGAAGTGCCCATCGGTTCCCGCATGTGGCTCCTTCAGCGGGCGAAGCAGACAGGAACGACGCTGCAGCGCGCGTACGACTACCTCGCCGAAGCACTGAAGTGGATGGTTGATGACGGCGTTGTTGGTCGTTTCGACATCTCAACGCAATGGGTGCGCACAGGGATGCTCGGCGCGGTGATCGTCGCGTATTCGCCGACGGGCACTCTACTTTCGAAAGGCCAATACGCCTGGGCTTGGGCGGGGATCAACTGACATGCCATACGCAAGACCGACACTCACGCAACTTCGTGCGCAGACTGCCGCCGACCTGCAGGTGAGTCCGGCTGGGTCCGATCCGCTGCTTCGTTTTTCGAGCCTCAACGTTCTCGGTCGCGCGCTCGCAGGGCTCGCAAACGAACAGTACGGATATACAGACTGGGTGGCGTTGCAGTCGAATCCGTTCACCGCGACGGATGAGTTCCTCGAGGCGTGGGCGGCTCTGAAGAACGTCTTCCGCGAGGCCGCGACGCAGGCAGGCGCGGTGACGCCTGGGCAGATCACATTCCCGGCGACGGGTACGAACCTGATCACGATCGGCACGCTCGTGACGCGCGGCGATGGCGTGCAATACACGACAACATCGCTCGGTACCCCGTCGGGCGGCACGGTCACGGTGAATGCTGCGGCGAACGCTGATCTGACTGGCTTGACCGGCGCCTTCGGCAATTGCGCTATCGGCACTGTCATGACGCTGGGCACGTCGATCGCGGGGATTTCGTCGACGGGTTCGGTGACGGTCGCATTCACCGGCGGCGCAGACCGCGAACTGGACGACAGCCTGCGCTCCCGCATGTTGTTCGCGTACCAGAATCCGCCGCAGGGTGGGGCTGTTGCGGACTACATCACCTGGGCGAAGCAGGTCAGCGGCGTCACGCGCGCGTGGTGTAACCCGAACGGCTTCGGCGCGGGCACGGTCGTCGTCTACGCGATGCTCGACAGTGCCGAGTCTGGTAACGGCGGCTTCCCGGTCGGCGTGAATGGCGTTGCGACGGCAGAGACGCGAGGCACGCCGACGGCACAGGGCGATCAGCTCACGATCGCGAATTACATCTACCCGCTTCGGCCCGCTACGGCGCTTGTCTATGTGTGTGCACCGAACCAGCAGGTCGTTAACTTCACTATCAGCGGCTCGGCGAACTTCAGCGCTGCGACGAAGGCGCTTATCCAATCCGCGATCGCAGGTGTCTTCGTGATGTACGGATCGCCAATAGGCTCGGTGGCGGGTCAGAACGGAACGATCTACCTGTCGTACATCGAATCGGCTATCGCGGCGATCGCTGGAACGACTGGCTTCGTCGTCACTTCTCCGACAGGAAATATTGTCGGTACGACGGGGCAGTTGCCGGTGCTTGGCCTTCCCATCACCTGGAATCCGTAAATGGCAGCACCGAACTATTCGGCCAGCGATTTCGCCACGCTGATTCACGCGCTGATGCCCCGTGGGCTCGTTTGGCCGCGCGATGCGACGGCGGTGATGGCGCAGGTCATCAGCGGCCTTGCTCCGACATGGGCGCGACATACGCAGGCGAACAACAACCTGCTTGTCGATGCGTTTCCTCTAACTGCTGTCGAGCTGCTACCCGAATGGGAGTCGACGCTCGGTCTTCCAGATCCGTGCGCGGGCTCATCTCCAACGCTACAGGGCCGACAGCAGCAGGTTGTTGCGCGGCTCACGAACAGCGGCGGCCAGTCGGTGCCGTACTTCATCGGCTACGCGAAAACGCTCGGCTACACGGTGACGGTGACTGAGTTCACACCATTTCGTGTCGGTCAGCAGCGCATGGGATGCCAGCTCGGTACGCAGGACTGGGCTTTCACGTGGCAGATCAATTCTGCGCTGAACACGGTCTCTTACTTTCAGACGGGCCAGTCATATGTCGGACAGGCGCTCGCGAGTTGGGGCAATGCGGTACTGCAGTGCGAACTCACGGCGATCAAGCCGGCGCACACGTATTTGAACTTCGCATATCACTAAAGGATCAGCATGTTCCAAACCGATCAGGCTACCGCAGCCGCATCACTGCCGACGCCAGCCGCAGCAGGTACGCAGGGCTTCTTCACGAACGGAAATCCGTCGACCGGCGTCGCCGCGACCATTCTCGACGCTGACTTCATGAATATGGTCATGCTCGAGCTGGCGAACGTGGTGACGGGCGCCGGCCTGACGCTGAGTAAGACCACATACAACCAGGTGCTGGCGGCGATCAAGCAGTTGGCGCAGAGCGGATCTGCGAATTACGCAGGCGATTCCGGAGCAGCGAATGCGTACGCTGCGACGTATTCGCCAGCAATTACGTCGTTCACCAATAGCCTCGTCCTCAGGTTCTTGGCAAATCATGCCAATACCGGACCGTCGACGTTCAACCCGAACGGACTCGGCGCTTATCCGATCTGGGGAGCGAATCACCAACCACTTCAAGGGGGAGAAATCGCCCTTAATGGCGATGTGTGGATCCAATGGAATAGCGCGCTCAATGGTGGGAGCGGTGCGTTTGTTTTGCTGGAATGCACTGGCGGCGCACTGCAAATTGCACCGGCCACTCAGAGCCAGCATGCTGTGCAGTTGGGGCAAGTTCAGGCGCGAGGCATTCAAGCTTCCGGTATTACCGTAGTTACCACTACCGGAACCCTCGCGGCGAGCGTTGCAGGTGGAACGGTATCCGGGAATGCGGCATCGGCCACGACCCAAACGCTACCTGCGGCAGGAAGCGTTGCTTCCGGCGTGCGCATTGAGTTCATAAATATCAACACGGGGGTAATGACTGTCTCACGCGCGGGCAGCGATACTATTACGGCAAACAGCGCGCCGGTCACAACTATCGCACTCGGCAATGGCGATACGCTGACTCTGGAATCGAATGGCGCGAATGGTTGGTACGCTGTCGGCGGCTCTGTGCAGCTCGCGTTCTCTGCCGTATTTGGCAGTTCCAAGGCCGTGAATGGCTATCAGAAACTACCTGGCGGTCTGATCCTGCAATGGGGTTCTGTAACACAGACTACGGCTCAAAACGTGGCAGTTACGTTTCCAATTGCCTTTCCGAACGCCGTGCTCAGCACTGGCGCGTCATCAGCCAATAGCACAGGCACCAATAACGGTGCGTCAACATACACCACCACTCTTAGTGGCATGTCAGTCGCCCTCAATGCCAATTATTCGTTCACGTGGTACGCCATCGGTCAGTGAGGAAAACATGGGTCAAAAATTCGCAGCATACGATGCGCAAGGCAATATCACTGCATACTACGACGCAATAGATAGCCCGGTTCCATCTGGTGTAACGAGCACCCTCGAAATCACTGATGCGCAATGGCAGGCTTGCATCAGCACACAAGGCTACAAGATTCAGGGAGGCGCGCTTGTTGCCCCGTCGACCACTCAGATAGCCGCGCAACAAGCGGCGGCGACCTGGGCGACCTATCAGGCTAATGCCAAGGCGTTGCTCGATGCCTCGGACATCACAGTTCTCCGCTGCATCGAGAATGGCGTAACGATGCCACCTGAATGGGCCACCTATCGCAAGTCGTTGAGATCAATTGTCGGAGCGGCGTCCGGAAATCCTGGGCAGCCTTTGCCGACACGACCGCAATTCCCTGCTGGAACTTAACTGGTATTATTTCGGTTTCTTTTGAAAGAAACTGGAAGTTCCGGGAAGATCGTGGAGAAAAATAAAAAAGAGGGCAAGGAGACTATCGCCTGGATCGACAACATGCGCCTGTTGGCGATGGTCGGCGTGTTGTCGTTCCATTTCTGGATTTTCTTCTACCCGATGGCGCACAACGTGCACCAGTTGCTGGCTTCGCGCGAGCGCATCCTTGGGTTGCCATTCCAGCTAGGCTGGGAGGCCGACGATCTCTTCTTCGTGGTGAGCGGGCTCGGTCTGGCGCTGTCTCTTCACGGCAAAAAGCCCGACTGGCTGTCGTTCATCGTCGCGCGTGCAAAGCGTATCTACGTTCCGTATTGGTTAACGGTAGTGGCGATCTTCGCGTTTCAGGGCGCGTCAATGGTGGCGGGTCAGTGGGACAAGCCATTCGGTGGACCGTTCACCGAAAGCGACTGGATCTACAATTTCCTGCTATTGCTTTCGAACACCTCCAATCCGTTCTCGTCGCACTACTGGTTCCTGTATGTGCTCGTCGAACTCTACGTTCTGTTTCCGGCCCTTTACTGGCTCATCAAACGGTTCGGCATTCGCGCTCTGGTGGTGTTACTGATTTTCCATGCGGCATGGTTGCGCCATCCTGTCGGCCTGGGACCGCTCACCGGGGCAAGCACAGTCATTTACTGGATGGCATCGTTCTGCATCGGCATCTTTGTCGGAGTGAAGCTCGGGGAGGATCGGGCGAACACAGAAAGGTGGTTGAAGCGACTGTTGCCTTTGGGCGTCGTTATGTTTGTTGCCGGATCAGCCCTCATCTATCGCAAGCCGTTCGACCCGATTACGCATCCGCTACTTGGTGGCGGAGGTGTAATTGTCGCCTATGCGATTTGCTCGCTGCCGTGGCATCTCCCACGGCTGTCGAAGATAAGCTTCGAGGTCTACCTGGTACACATGCCGTTCGTCGGATGGTACCGGCACTTCTTTGGTTTCATCGACACTCCGAAATTGCCGATCTACGTGTTCTACATGGTGACAGTGGGGCTGATGGGGTGGGCTTTGCACTGGATTTCTAATCGATTGCTCGAAACCTTGCCGACTCAGCCTGAGGTCCGGAAAGCGAGTCTGATAAACAGCCCCTTTATAAAAGGACAGCCACCTTCAGGCGGCTGACTTTTATGGTCAGAGCTTCACCTTCAGCTAGATTGCATCCGCATCCGAATCAGATGAAGCTCCAGGCATCACTATGAAGCACAATCATCGCAGTTATCCACAATGCACCAATAGCAACAGCCGCAATTCTGATGACCCAACGCCGCAATGAATCTTTCATTTTTTAGAATCGTAAACATGGCGCCCCCGAGCGCTCATATTAAGGCGCACATTTCAAAACTTCACCTTGACCTCAGCCTTTCGTTACGCTGTAACGGCCTCAGAATTTGATTTTCACCTCAACGGTCGTCACGTCGTTCCACAGCGGCGGAACATTCCGGTTGCGTGAGTTCAGCCCAGTGAAGTAATGCCGCGCGGATACGCTCACGCGACCATAGCCGACCGAGATGCCGACGACGGGAGCGACGCTCCAGTAAGCAGATTCCAGGTGGAAACTCTGAGCGGGAATGCCGCCCACCTGGTAGCCCGCCACATCCTCTGACCATGCGTCATGATGGATGTACGCACCGACCTCGCCAGCGAACCTGACGCCGTATAGCCAGTAATAGGCCTCTGCGGTCAACGCGGCACCTTGCGATCGGCCTTCGCCAGTGAAAAACGCGGTCGGCACGCCCGTCTTGTTCTGATACGTGTGCGATTTCGGATCGTAATTTTCGTCCTGCGGCGTGCACGAGCACGACGCGGCGAAGCGGCCCAAGTTCACGTAGTCGAGATGCCAGTCGACACCCCAAGCGCCGCGCGTCATCAACGGACCAGTCAGGCCAAGCGAGAACGTCGGTGGCTTTGCGGTGACGTGCGAGCCGCCCGGGATACCCTGCTGGGCCCAACGCCCATCAGGGGTATCGGCGCTGGAAACTCCGATGCCGGCTTGCACATGGATGCCGAACGGATGAGCGACATAGTCGTCGATGATGTCAGCTCGAGCAGATGCAGCCGCGCAGCCGAGCGACATTGCTACGGCTGCTGCTCTCCATCCTCCAACTCGATGATGGCGCCGATCTCGCGGCCGCGCGCATGCAGTTGCTCGACGCTGATGATGGGGCCGTGCATGAGCTGCCAATTGGCCATGCCGTACATCAGGACATGAAAGCCCATCTCGCGCTTGTCCTCGTCGGAAAGGTACTTGTGGAACTGCCGGCCTGTCGCTACGCCGAACATCCGGGCCATCTGAGTATTCGTAAAGGACAGTTGCTCTTTGAGGAGCCGAAGCCCTTGCTGCGGGGGTGCCTGATAGTGCATGGGCGGCCGTTCCAATGGGACGCGCAAATGCGCGAAAAGTGAGTCGCATGATGGTTCCTTTCGGAGTATCGGGCACCGCGAAATGCTTAGCCCTGTGCACCGAAGAATATCACCCCTAGGGTGATTGTCAAGTGCCGCGACAAATGAAAAGGCCTCATGCGTTGCGGAACGCATGAGGCCTTGAACCATCGACCGAAGAATAGACCAACGCTCGACAGAGCGCGGATTATAGCGCTAAAGCAATCTGACACAGCGCATTGAATAACGATCGACCACCAGCCGCCTTCGGGCGGCTTTTTTATTTCCGGGGCCGCCTTTGAACCATCCACACGCAGAGAACCAGCGGATAGCCGCTTTGGAGAGCCAGATGAGGACGTTCGAGCAGGAGATCAGCGCATATCGCTCTGAGCTTTTGGCAAACACAGAAGCGACGCTCCGCGTCGAGTCGAACACAAAGGAACTGGTCGAGCTGCTGAAGCTCGCTAAGTCGGGCGTCGGCTTCTTCACGGCGACAGGGCGCGTGCTGCGCCGAGTGGTTATCTGGGTCGGCCCGTTCCTCACGGTTGCTGGCGCTCTCTGGGCTCTCGCTCACGGCAAATGGCCGTCACTGGACTGATATGAACCCGAACGACTTCATTTCCGCGATCGCGCCGGCGGCACGCGCGAGCGCGAAGGCGACGAAGATCCCCGCATCGTTTGTCGTGGCGCAGGGCGCGCTCGAATCCGGCTGGGGCACGTCCGCGCTCTCGAAACAGGCGTTCAACCTGTTCGGTGTGAAGGCTGAGGCGGCGTGGCACGGCGACGTGCTCATGATGGACACGCGTGAGTTTTTGAAGGGCCAGTGGGTGACCGTGCCCGCGAAGTGGCGCAAGTACCCGGGCTGGCAGGCGTGCATCGACGATCACGCGGCTTTCCTGCTGAACAACAGGCGCTATCAGCCCGCGTTCGCATACACGAGCGGCTCGACCTTTGCGCTCGCGATCGCGGCGGCCGGTTACGCAACGGATCCGCAATACGGTCAGAAGGTCGTGTCGATCATCAAGGCGCACAACCTCTCGACACTGGACCGCCAATGAAGATCGAAGAGCTGAAGCGCGACGATGGTGTGCGCACGATGATGTTCGAATGTCCCGGCTGCGGATTCCTGCATCAGGTGCACGTAGCGGGCACGAATGTCCCCGTCTGGGGTTGGAATGGCTGCATGGATCGGCCGACTTTCACGCCGTCCGTGCTGGTCACTGGCGTTAAACAACTGACGGACGAGCAGCATGAAACGTACTTGAAGACGGGCGCGCTTCCCGAGGCGGAGCCGCTGCGTTGCCATTCCTTCGTGACAGACGGTCGCATCCAGTTTCTCGACGACTGCATGCACGCGCTCGCCGGACAGACGGTCGAGCTGTCTGACGTCGAATAGCTGCCGCGCGAATAAGCGCCGTTTACCCCTCTCACGCATAGCCGCCTTCGGGCGGCTTTTTTCGTTTACGGATATGCCGATCATCAAACACCTCGTCGATGCGGCAAAGGGCAAGCACCCTGTCGCGGCGAAGCGCTCGTCGCATTGGCCGACCGTGCGCAAGCACCACCTCGAGCAGAACCCGACGTGCGCAGTGTGCGGCGGGGCCGACAAACTCGAAGTGCACCACATCCGGCCGTTTCATCTGCATCCGGATCTCGAGCTGGACCCGTCGAACCTCGTGACGCTATGCGAGGCGAACAAGGGCGGCGTCAATTGCCATCTGCACTTCGGCCACTTGGGCAATTTCCGCAGTTTCAACGTCGAGGTCGTCGCCGATTCGCATCACTGGCACGACAAGATCTCTCACCGGCCGCTGGCCGATTCCTGAAGGAGAAAGCGTGAATAAAACTTCCAGCCTCATCACGGGTGGCCTGACCGTCAGCGCAGCCGAACTCGTGCCCGCAGTCGAATGGATCCTCGGCGGTTGCCACGGCCCGGTACCCGCCAGCGTTTCTTCGCTGGTCGCCGGTCTGGTAGCCGCTGGCATCCACGCGGCATACAACGTCGTCGCCGCACGCGCGGCAAAGACGCAATTCGCGACGGCGACGCTCATCAACCCGGCGAACGTCGTTTCGCCCGCAGTGTCGGTTCCCGCCGGCGCCCAGCAGTAAATCCACGCCGCGATCGCGGCAACATCAAAGGAACCTCGAAATGAAAAAGATGCTGCTTGCGGCAGGCCTCGCCGCGCTCATGTTCTTCGCTGGCTGCGCGAATGCGCCGCAGGTTGCCAGCAATTTCCAGGCTCAGGTTGCGAAGGCCTGCGCCGTCGTACAGCCTACGCTTCTGTCCGTGCAGGCCATGACGGTCAGCGACCCGACCCAACAGGTCATCATCGGCCAGGTGGTGAAGCTCAACGGCTCCGTGTGTGCCGCCAATGCATCGGTCGATCCATCCAACGTCGTTGCGCTCGTTAATACGTCGATTCCGGCCGCCGTGCAGGTGATCGCGCTATTGCCGATCGATGAGGCTGCGAAGTCCGGTGCGCAGATCGGGCTGATGGCATTTCAGGTCGCACTCTCCGCGGCGCTCGCGCAATACGGCTCGCCGACGACCAGCGCA
The DNA window shown above is from Paraburkholderia sp. PGU19 and carries:
- a CDS encoding putative phage tail protein, yielding MAAPNYSASDFATLIHALMPRGLVWPRDATAVMAQVISGLAPTWARHTQANNNLLVDAFPLTAVELLPEWESTLGLPDPCAGSSPTLQGRQQQVVARLTNSGGQSVPYFIGYAKTLGYTVTVTEFTPFRVGQQRMGCQLGTQDWAFTWQINSALNTVSYFQTGQSYVGQALASWGNAVLQCELTAIKPAHTYLNFAYH
- a CDS encoding phage baseplate assembly protein V, coding for MSSVLEDLKLRVWAIIGRGRVKFVDDSGPVQKMQVLMNGIETPDNRYRVPEFGFTSNPPIDSDVIAAHVAGDRSAGAVLGTNHQPSRPKGLQPGETMLYSQDGKSVYLTASGGIVVEAKGQPVTVNDASNVTVNCSGVFKIVAPGGIQFVAPTVTSTGDMQDNVNTNPHSMAQMRTIYNGHKHPVENVQGGSSTIVSDVPNSTE
- a CDS encoding DNA circularization N-terminal domain-containing protein, translated to MSAITNAVNVAGSIGGVAKAIGDLASLVDGSFFDKLQPASFGEVPFAVESNRLSAGRKTVVHDYPNRDEVWVEDLGKRSRAFEVIGYLIEGDIKTGGGSVISQRDALLEVCEWEGGWTLVHPTLGRIRNVICLGVEIIERRDLGTVFEIRLSLIVGGSRLFPTAITATASASAIAANKTGLQALADFVKSTAASIAAGAAVVQQAVSTVVGWYQLGVTAINDVKRIIGAVSTLAGNFGRLFGGGNSGISGSNAQAPTTKTASDLLSASSAARANVLTAGAALQAAAANPSDSATLGAAAQTFVAAIAASATAPADAVRLVSNLAQYSPAPVAQTGPIGSAMGTMQTAMAALLRRCALAQLAVTLTTYQPLSQHDADSVLASAVGLIDAESDIAGDAGDDDTYQALRELRQSVVADMTARGADVAAIATFSFNATLPSLVLANRIYRDPTREPQLVQQINPRHPAFCPTTFQALSS
- a CDS encoding phage GP46 family protein, which translates into the protein MADISITWDASNGRGDWTMNGPVLATGNDIETAILISIFSDRMAEPDDVIPDGTNDPRGWWADDEVPIGSRMWLLQRAKQTGTTLQRAYDYLAEALKWMVDDGVVGRFDISTQWVRTGMLGAVIVAYSPTGTLLSKGQYAWAWAGIN
- a CDS encoding phage baseplate assembly protein, with product MAADDITLRVSTCTRNPNAALGQPTYTTSNGRDITGWTSVRVSRGIERCPSDFEVSFTEPYFEVSKVIVQPGDLVQVLLGKDIVLTGFVDRYLPSYNAREHTIRITGRSKCQDLVDCSARWTGGQLLNLTIDQIAKQLCAVYGIDVKVADGTVIGDPIPQLNIMIGEPIYGVLERLARYRALLLYDQPDGSLLLANGGAGSSGIGTRKAASGFKEGINVASAGAMYSMDGRFSDYDAVYQGLDTLQDIGNGGNLIAHVSDPGVPRLRYRAIVSENVAGGSTVAQQRANWELAARMGRSMQVRLSTDSWRDSSGTLYEPNTLVDIDLPGLKLTPKTWLIADVTYMRNEQGTRADLVIMPPQAFYPEPVTLYPIAPDITTVRGVNS
- a CDS encoding baseplate J/gp47 family protein, encoding MPYARPTLTQLRAQTAADLQVSPAGSDPLLRFSSLNVLGRALAGLANEQYGYTDWVALQSNPFTATDEFLEAWAALKNVFREAATQAGAVTPGQITFPATGTNLITIGTLVTRGDGVQYTTTSLGTPSGGTVTVNAAANADLTGLTGAFGNCAIGTVMTLGTSIAGISSTGSVTVAFTGGADRELDDSLRSRMLFAYQNPPQGGAVADYITWAKQVSGVTRAWCNPNGFGAGTVVVYAMLDSAESGNGGFPVGVNGVATAETRGTPTAQGDQLTIANYIYPLRPATALVYVCAPNQQVVNFTISGSANFSAATKALIQSAIAGVFVMYGSPIGSVAGQNGTIYLSYIESAIAAIAGTTGFVVTSPTGNIVGTTGQLPVLGLPITWNP